One genomic segment of Alphaproteobacteria bacterium HT1-32 includes these proteins:
- a CDS encoding winged helix-turn-helix transcriptional regulator — MIDSKQISSEFDRYDRKILEILAENGRLTITELADRIGLSKTPCQNRVRRLEKDGVIRGYRAILDPVSMGAAHIAFVEVQLSDTREAALRAFNVAVQGLRPVESCHMIAGGFDYLLKVRTRDIASYRKFLGETLSALPNVAQTRTYVVMEAVKDTGA, encoded by the coding sequence ATGATCGATTCAAAACAGATCAGCAGTGAATTTGACCGGTATGATCGCAAGATACTGGAGATACTGGCTGAAAATGGCCGCCTCACGATCACCGAACTTGCAGACCGGATCGGGCTGTCAAAAACCCCCTGTCAGAACCGGGTAAGACGACTGGAAAAAGACGGCGTGATACGGGGCTATCGTGCCATTCTGGACCCGGTATCCATGGGTGCTGCCCATATCGCCTTTGTCGAGGTTCAGTTGTCTGACACCCGCGAGGCAGCACTCCGTGCCTTCAATGTCGCCGTGCAGGGGCTGCGACCGGTTGAAAGCTGCCACATGATCGCCGGTGGCTTCGATTATCTGCTGAAAGTCAGAACCCGCGATATCGCCAGCTATCGTAAGTTCCTCGGAGAGACACTCTCCGCCCTGCCGAACGTCGCACAAACCCGGACATATGTCGTGATGGAAGCAGTAAAGGATACCGGCGCCTGA
- the putA gene encoding bifunctional proline dehydrogenase/L-glutamate gamma-semialdehyde dehydrogenase PutA has translation MSVSSDHLTELRQKIRATNLPDEAKVVSDLVRMAGLDADVRQAICRRGADLIQKVRDRSDPGLMEVFLAEYGLSTQEGVALMCLAEALLRVPDEETIEALIEDKIAPSDWGKHIGHSSSPLVNASTWALLLTGKVLKESNRGLAATLRGAVKRLGEPVIRTAVSHAMRDLGSQFVLGQSIESARDRAARMEKKGYTYSYDMLGEAARTEGDARRYHLSYSDAITALAGACKSKDIRENPGISVKLSALHPRYEVAQRERVMSELVARARSLALLAKSAGMGFNIDAEEADRLDLSLGVIAAILSDPALKGWDGFGVVVQAYGPRASHVISWLYELAGLLNRRIMVRLVKGAYWDTEIKRAQTLGLDGFPVFTRKTSTDVSYIACARRLLGMTDRIYPQFATHNAHTVAAVLEMAEEGQAFEFQRLHGMGESLHNVVLGEAGTRCRIYAPVGAHEDLLAYLVRRLLENGANSSFVNQIVDETLSPEAISTDPFSAVEKLGDNQANPNIRQPKALYGAGRVNARGWDLTDLDDLADIEESRSRWENHQWQAKPITVRAATGGETVEIINPANHQDIVGHVTTGDAATVAGALEDARSAMAGWSSITPGERGAILNKAADLYEEHAGEMFALLAREAGKTQSDCVAEIREAVDFLRYYAVQAETLGADRQARGVFACVSPWNFPLAIFTGQLSAALAAGNAVVAKPAEQTPLIASRAVELLHQAGVPAATLQLIPGDGPTVGAALAGAPEIDGFCFTGSTQTARIINRSMVATGNPKAPLIAETGGLNAMIVDSTALPEQAVRDIVASAFQSAGQRCSALRVLYVQKDVAQKLLEMLFGAMDELLIGAPWDLATDVGPVIDREALEKIESHVEMAAVEGRLMKRLEVPSGGTFVAPAVISINGIADLEEEIFGPVLHVATFEADEIDEVVDAVNATGYGLTFGLHTRIDDRVQQVIERVQAGNLYVNRNQIGAIVGSQPFGGEGLSGTGPKAGGPNYLPRFTRLADLEAEDAGGAAVRVAAVQKLLDASVKPVHDAIRRHDLPGPTGESNRLSVYCRGTVLCLGPGIEAAKLQAEEALSSGCAVVAVTPGLTEIKGALVINGKLSPEQLSELRGVSAVCFWGDQLSVGKIRKLLSDGKGPLPQLSTEPGMESVFIHERHLCIDTTAAGGNASLLASSS, from the coding sequence ATGTCGGTGTCTTCAGATCATCTCACGGAATTACGGCAGAAAATCCGGGCAACAAATCTTCCTGATGAAGCGAAGGTGGTCAGCGACCTGGTCCGGATGGCCGGTCTTGATGCGGATGTTCGTCAGGCGATCTGCCGACGTGGCGCAGACCTGATACAAAAGGTTCGCGACAGGTCCGATCCCGGACTGATGGAAGTGTTCCTCGCTGAATACGGACTGTCGACACAGGAAGGCGTTGCCCTGATGTGTCTGGCAGAGGCGCTGCTGCGGGTGCCGGACGAGGAAACCATTGAGGCGCTGATTGAAGACAAGATTGCGCCGTCCGACTGGGGGAAGCATATCGGCCATTCCAGTTCTCCGCTGGTCAATGCCTCGACATGGGCGTTGCTGCTGACCGGCAAGGTGCTGAAGGAAAGCAATCGCGGACTTGCGGCAACATTGCGCGGCGCGGTGAAGCGGCTGGGAGAGCCGGTGATCCGCACGGCGGTCAGCCATGCCATGCGGGATCTGGGCAGCCAGTTTGTGCTTGGCCAGTCGATCGAATCTGCCCGTGACCGGGCCGCCCGTATGGAGAAGAAGGGCTATACCTATTCCTATGACATGCTGGGTGAAGCCGCCCGGACCGAAGGGGACGCCAGACGGTATCATCTGTCTTATTCCGATGCGATCACGGCGCTGGCCGGTGCCTGCAAGTCGAAGGACATTCGCGAGAATCCCGGTATTTCCGTCAAGCTGTCGGCGCTGCATCCGCGCTATGAAGTTGCCCAGCGTGAACGGGTAATGTCTGAACTGGTTGCCCGTGCCCGCTCACTGGCCCTGCTGGCGAAGTCTGCCGGTATGGGCTTCAACATTGATGCGGAGGAAGCAGATCGCCTCGACCTGTCGCTGGGTGTGATTGCGGCCATTCTGTCAGATCCGGCGCTGAAAGGCTGGGATGGTTTCGGGGTGGTGGTGCAGGCATACGGACCACGGGCGTCCCACGTCATCAGCTGGTTGTATGAGCTTGCCGGACTGCTGAACCGCCGGATTATGGTGCGTCTCGTCAAGGGGGCCTACTGGGATACTGAAATCAAACGGGCACAGACACTGGGTCTTGATGGCTTTCCGGTTTTTACCCGCAAGACCTCAACGGATGTCAGCTATATCGCCTGTGCCCGCCGTCTGCTGGGCATGACAGACCGTATCTATCCGCAGTTTGCGACCCATAATGCCCATACCGTGGCGGCAGTTCTGGAAATGGCAGAAGAAGGGCAGGCGTTTGAATTTCAGCGTCTGCATGGCATGGGCGAGTCATTGCATAATGTGGTGCTCGGTGAGGCTGGAACCCGCTGTCGCATTTATGCGCCGGTTGGCGCGCATGAGGATTTGCTGGCCTATCTGGTGCGGCGGCTGCTGGAGAACGGTGCCAACAGTTCCTTTGTGAACCAGATTGTCGATGAGACGCTGTCTCCTGAAGCAATTTCGACGGATCCGTTTTCTGCGGTTGAGAAGCTTGGTGACAATCAGGCAAATCCGAATATCCGCCAGCCAAAGGCCCTGTACGGGGCTGGCCGGGTAAATGCCCGTGGCTGGGATCTGACCGATCTGGATGATCTGGCGGACATAGAGGAGAGCCGGTCCCGCTGGGAAAATCACCAGTGGCAGGCAAAGCCAATAACTGTCCGGGCTGCAACCGGGGGTGAGACAGTTGAGATCATCAATCCGGCCAATCATCAGGATATAGTCGGGCATGTCACAACAGGCGACGCCGCAACAGTTGCCGGCGCGCTTGAGGATGCCCGTTCAGCAATGGCCGGCTGGTCGTCCATAACGCCGGGCGAACGCGGGGCGATTCTGAACAAAGCGGCTGATCTGTACGAAGAGCATGCGGGCGAGATGTTTGCGCTGCTGGCACGGGAAGCGGGCAAGACCCAGTCCGACTGTGTTGCCGAAATCCGCGAGGCTGTCGATTTTCTGCGCTATTACGCGGTGCAGGCAGAAACGCTGGGTGCTGACCGGCAGGCACGGGGAGTATTTGCCTGTGTATCGCCCTGGAATTTCCCGCTGGCGATCTTTACCGGTCAGTTGTCGGCGGCACTTGCTGCCGGTAATGCGGTGGTCGCCAAACCAGCGGAACAGACGCCGCTGATTGCCTCACGGGCTGTGGAGTTACTGCATCAGGCCGGTGTGCCTGCGGCGACCCTGCAACTGATCCCGGGCGATGGTCCGACCGTCGGTGCAGCACTGGCCGGGGCGCCGGAAATTGACGGGTTCTGTTTTACCGGTTCGACCCAGACTGCCCGGATCATCAACAGGTCGATGGTGGCCACGGGTAACCCGAAGGCGCCGCTGATTGCGGAAACGGGTGGGCTGAATGCGATGATTGTCGATTCCACGGCGCTGCCGGAGCAGGCGGTCCGGGATATCGTCGCTTCGGCTTTCCAGAGCGCGGGGCAGCGTTGTTCGGCACTTCGGGTTTTATATGTCCAGAAAGATGTCGCCCAGAAGCTGCTGGAAATGCTGTTCGGGGCGATGGATGAGCTTCTGATTGGTGCGCCCTGGGACCTGGCAACGGATGTCGGCCCGGTCATCGACCGGGAGGCGCTGGAAAAAATTGAATCACATGTGGAAATGGCGGCTGTCGAAGGCCGGTTGATGAAGCGCCTCGAAGTCCCGTCTGGTGGCACTTTCGTCGCACCGGCGGTGATCAGTATCAATGGTATTGCGGACCTTGAGGAAGAGATTTTTGGTCCGGTTCTGCATGTGGCGACATTTGAAGCCGATGAGATTGACGAGGTTGTCGATGCGGTCAACGCAACCGGATATGGTCTGACCTTTGGTCTGCATACCAGGATTGATGACCGTGTTCAGCAGGTCATCGAACGGGTGCAGGCGGGAAATCTGTATGTGAACCGTAATCAGATCGGGGCCATCGTCGGGTCTCAGCCATTTGGCGGAGAAGGACTGTCGGGCACTGGCCCGAAGGCCGGTGGACCGAATTATCTGCCGCGGTTTACCCGGCTGGCTGATCTTGAAGCTGAAGACGCCGGGGGCGCTGCGGTCCGCGTTGCGGCGGTCCAGAAGCTTCTTGATGCTTCTGTGAAGCCTGTGCATGACGCGATACGCAGGCATGACCTGCCTGGCCCGACGGGCGAGTCCAACCGGCTGTCAGTCTATTGCCGGGGAACCGTGCTCTGTCTTGGTCCGGGAATAGAGGCGGCGAAGTTGCAGGCAGAAGAAGCACTGTCCAGCGGCTGTGCCGTTGTTGCTGTCACTCCCGGTCTGACGGAGATCAAGGGTGCGCTGGTCATCAACGGCAAACTGTCACCGGAACAACTGTCCGAACTTCGGGGTGTCAGTGCCGTCTGTTTCTGGGGTGACCAGCTGTCAGTTGGCAAGATTCGGAAACTGCTGTCCGATGGCAAGGGGCCGTTGCCGCAACTGTCAACGGAACCGGGAATGGAAAGCGTATTTATCCACGAACGTCATCTGTGCATCGATACCACAGCAGCGGGCGGCAATGCATCATTGCTGGCATCGTCGAGTTGA
- a CDS encoding dihydrodipicolinate synthase family protein: protein MKYSRNDAKDYARENMTGIWAAALNPFNPDSSMNEAGLRANLRHWIDDLEIDGFFIAGKQGEFFSMSIEERKRNFEIAVDEVGGAAGTIMSCSDQNFDTVIELAKHAEAVGADYIVVHAPILHFIHDQDETLMAYYKAVSEQVNIGIAMWSHPDSGYLMSPELCARIADLPNIVAIKYSVEREMYKELTRLAGDKLIVSTASEDEWFDNIVELNWRLYLCSSPPYLLQTKNDKRMREYTDLAFKGEVEAARKVRDSLEPVRKALKDTRPGGKPQAHQKYWQELLGQAGGPVRKPLLQLTDAEKAATKAAFESCGLKL from the coding sequence ATGAAATACAGCCGCAATGACGCCAAGGATTACGCCCGCGAGAATATGACCGGTATCTGGGCTGCTGCCCTGAATCCGTTCAACCCGGATTCTTCCATGAATGAAGCGGGACTTCGCGCCAATCTGCGGCACTGGATCGATGATCTGGAGATCGACGGCTTCTTCATCGCCGGTAAACAGGGCGAGTTCTTCTCCATGTCGATCGAGGAGCGGAAGCGGAATTTTGAAATTGCGGTTGATGAGGTTGGCGGCGCTGCCGGGACGATCATGTCCTGCTCTGACCAGAATTTCGATACGGTGATCGAACTGGCGAAGCATGCAGAAGCGGTCGGGGCCGACTACATCGTCGTTCATGCGCCGATTCTGCATTTCATCCATGACCAGGACGAAACCCTGATGGCCTATTACAAGGCTGTCTCCGAGCAGGTGAATATCGGTATCGCCATGTGGAGCCACCCGGACTCCGGCTATCTGATGAGCCCGGAACTCTGCGCCCGGATCGCTGATCTGCCGAATATCGTCGCGATCAAATACAGCGTTGAGCGCGAGATGTATAAGGAACTGACCCGCCTTGCCGGTGACAAGCTGATTGTCAGCACCGCGTCGGAAGATGAATGGTTTGATAATATCGTCGAGCTTAACTGGCGTCTCTACCTCTGCTCGTCACCGCCTTATCTGCTTCAGACCAAGAACGACAAGCGGATGCGCGAATATACCGATCTTGCGTTCAAAGGTGAGGTCGAGGCCGCCCGCAAGGTTCGGGACAGTCTGGAGCCGGTTCGCAAGGCCCTGAAGGATACCCGTCCCGGCGGCAAGCCGCAGGCCCATCAGAAATACTGGCAGGAACTGCTGGGCCAGGCCGGTGGCCCGGTTCGCAAGCCGTTGCTGCAACTGACGGATGCTGAGAAAGCGGCAACGAAAGCGGCGTTTGAAAGCTGCGGCCTGAAACTTTAG
- a CDS encoding efflux RND transporter periplasmic adaptor subunit → MRARLFVVLPLALVALTACDDQSSNSAAAPSAPPPPAVDVAAPLAKEIIEWDEFNGRFHASQDVEIRPRVSGYVEAVHFRDGQMVQTGDLLFSIDKRPFEAAKSRAVAELASARARYQFANQEVERGQQLVTRGTLPKATLEQRISDRLVASADIAAAEADLRSAQLDIEFAEVRAPISGRISDSRVDVGNLVSGSGTTTLLTRIVAFDPIHFEFDMSETEYLSYERANRRGDLKSTRDGGTEIEVRLPDEDVWSYKGRIDFVDSAIDAGTGTIRVRATLPNDDGFLLPGQFGRLRLPGSSVYEAILVPESAIVSDQSRKLILTLDENNLVQPKVVRVGPNELGLRIIRKGLEKTDRIIVNGVLRARFGQPVTPNEVKIEPWPNGQPGQ, encoded by the coding sequence ATGCGCGCGCGTCTGTTTGTTGTTCTGCCCCTGGCTCTTGTGGCATTGACCGCCTGTGACGATCAGTCTTCCAACAGTGCGGCTGCGCCCTCGGCACCTCCCCCTCCGGCAGTTGATGTGGCAGCCCCGCTGGCCAAGGAAATTATCGAATGGGATGAGTTCAACGGGCGGTTCCATGCCTCTCAGGATGTTGAAATACGTCCGCGGGTCAGTGGTTATGTTGAAGCGGTGCATTTCCGGGACGGTCAGATGGTACAGACCGGCGATCTGCTGTTCAGTATCGACAAGCGCCCGTTTGAGGCGGCGAAGTCGCGGGCTGTGGCAGAGCTGGCGTCAGCCCGCGCCAGATACCAGTTTGCCAATCAGGAAGTGGAGCGTGGCCAGCAACTGGTAACCCGCGGCACCCTGCCAAAGGCAACCCTGGAACAGCGGATCAGCGACCGTCTGGTGGCTTCGGCTGATATTGCCGCAGCAGAAGCTGACTTGCGCTCTGCGCAGCTGGACATCGAGTTTGCTGAAGTCCGGGCACCGATCAGCGGACGTATTTCAGACAGCCGTGTCGATGTGGGGAATCTGGTTTCGGGCTCGGGCACGACCACCCTCCTGACCAGGATCGTCGCCTTTGATCCGATCCATTTTGAATTCGACATGAGCGAGACGGAATATCTCAGCTATGAACGGGCCAACCGGCGTGGCGATCTGAAGTCGACCAGAGATGGTGGCACCGAAATTGAAGTGCGCCTGCCGGATGAAGACGTCTGGTCCTACAAGGGGCGGATTGATTTCGTCGATAGTGCCATTGACGCAGGCACCGGAACGATCCGGGTGCGGGCGACCTTGCCGAACGATGACGGTTTTTTACTGCCCGGTCAGTTTGGCCGGCTGCGGCTTCCGGGGTCATCCGTTTATGAAGCCATTCTGGTGCCTGAATCCGCAATCGTATCCGACCAGTCACGGAAGCTTATCCTGACACTGGATGAGAACAACCTGGTCCAGCCGAAGGTGGTCCGGGTCGGGCCGAATGAACTGGGGCTGCGCATTATCCGCAAGGGTCTGGAGAAGACCGACCGGATCATTGTCAACGGTGTCCTGCGGGCCAGATTTGGTCAGCCGGTTACGCCGAATGAGGTTAAGATTGAACCCTGGCCGAATGGCCAGCCGGGTCAGTAA
- a CDS encoding molybdopterin-dependent oxidoreductase, producing the protein MRIGESQVRVEDDRLLRGGGRYTADHKADGEARMVILRAPLAAGRILELDISDARDMPGIIDIITHADLKQEGIGPILPVIKHPAPDGGEMYAPEFMPLAGERVMHVGEPVAAIIAESLAEAEAALEAIILDIDEEPSVCDCLDAIKPDAPKIWPEKPDNRVFLFEQGDSAKVEDAFSKAAHIVEERFRITRITAVAMEPRAALASYDADTERFRLVHGAQSAHRQQAPMAAILGVKPDQLQLVVADTGGGFGMKNAPYAEYMLSLIAARRTGRTIRWIATRLESFMADAQARDQVADAALALDADGNFIGLRVKTVAGLGAYMGPMSGHPPTMNVGSLSGVYRTPAIHVSVTGVHTNTMYTAPYRGAGRPEATYVIERLIDIAARKLGRDRADIRRQNMITAEQMPYDTGFVFTYDSGNFPAVLDRTLELSDWAGFEDRRAEAKARGKLRGIGISCPIEIAGGPFNGPAPEFARIELTTDGKATAFIGSVDSGQGHQTVFRQMICQQLDISPEDVTIISGDSDRVSKGTGSFGSRSMGAAGTAINTTVLDISEQLKPKASEMLETHVADINFSDGTFRVTGTDRMVRLIDVLQEQATPIDAESFVGADNATFPNGCHICEVEIDPDTGDMEMKSYIVVDDVGTVINPLLLKGQIHGGVAQGAGQALMENIHYDPDSGQLISASFMDYGMPRADTFSEIEVEALSVPTKVNPLGVKGAGEAGTVGALPACVSAVCDAIDVDHMDMPTTPERVWRALQGKA; encoded by the coding sequence ATGCGCATTGGCGAATCACAGGTTCGGGTTGAAGATGACAGGCTGTTACGGGGCGGCGGACGCTACACAGCCGACCACAAGGCAGACGGTGAAGCCCGGATGGTCATCCTGCGCGCACCCCTCGCTGCGGGGCGTATCCTCGAACTGGATATCAGTGACGCACGCGACATGCCGGGTATCATCGACATCATCACCCATGCCGACCTGAAACAGGAAGGCATCGGCCCGATCCTGCCGGTGATCAAACATCCGGCCCCCGATGGCGGTGAGATGTACGCCCCGGAATTCATGCCGCTGGCGGGTGAGCGTGTCATGCATGTGGGCGAGCCGGTTGCGGCGATCATTGCTGAAAGCCTTGCCGAAGCCGAAGCCGCCCTGGAAGCCATCATTCTGGATATTGATGAGGAACCGTCAGTTTGCGATTGTCTGGACGCCATCAAGCCGGATGCGCCGAAAATCTGGCCCGAAAAACCAGACAACAGGGTTTTCCTGTTCGAACAGGGCGATAGCGCGAAGGTCGAGGACGCTTTCTCTAAAGCCGCGCATATTGTTGAAGAGCGTTTTCGTATCACCCGCATTACCGCGGTGGCCATGGAGCCGCGCGCTGCGCTGGCCAGCTATGACGCGGATACCGAACGTTTCAGGCTGGTTCACGGCGCCCAGTCAGCGCACCGGCAGCAGGCCCCCATGGCCGCTATCCTCGGTGTGAAACCGGACCAGCTGCAACTGGTCGTCGCCGATACCGGTGGCGGGTTCGGCATGAAGAATGCCCCTTACGCGGAATATATGCTGTCGCTGATTGCCGCCCGGCGCACCGGCCGCACGATCCGCTGGATTGCGACCCGCCTCGAATCCTTCATGGCCGACGCACAGGCGCGGGATCAGGTCGCCGATGCGGCCCTTGCGTTGGATGCAGACGGCAATTTCATCGGACTTCGGGTAAAAACAGTGGCCGGACTGGGTGCCTATATGGGGCCGATGTCCGGACATCCGCCGACGATGAATGTTGGCAGCCTGTCCGGTGTCTATCGCACCCCGGCCATTCATGTCAGCGTCACCGGCGTCCATACCAACACCATGTATACCGCACCCTATCGTGGGGCCGGGCGACCGGAAGCAACTTACGTCATTGAACGCCTGATCGACATCGCCGCCCGCAAGCTGGGCCGTGACCGGGCCGATATACGCCGTCAGAACATGATCACTGCTGAACAAATGCCCTATGATACGGGTTTTGTTTTCACTTATGATTCCGGCAATTTCCCGGCGGTGCTGGACCGCACACTGGAACTGTCGGACTGGGCGGGATTTGAAGACCGCCGGGCAGAGGCAAAGGCACGGGGAAAACTGCGCGGGATTGGTATCTCCTGCCCGATTGAAATTGCCGGTGGCCCGTTCAACGGACCGGCGCCAGAATTTGCCCGCATCGAACTGACCACTGACGGCAAGGCGACGGCCTTCATCGGCTCTGTCGATTCCGGACAGGGGCATCAGACCGTGTTTCGCCAGATGATCTGCCAGCAACTCGACATCAGTCCGGAAGATGTCACCATCATCTCCGGTGACAGTGACCGGGTCTCGAAAGGGACCGGCAGTTTCGGCTCTCGCTCGATGGGGGCTGCGGGCACTGCCATCAATACAACCGTCCTCGACATTTCCGAGCAGCTGAAGCCGAAAGCCAGCGAAATGCTGGAAACCCATGTCGCTGACATTAACTTCAGTGACGGAACTTTCCGGGTAACCGGAACTGACCGGATGGTGCGGCTGATCGACGTGCTTCAGGAACAGGCCACACCAATAGATGCGGAATCCTTTGTCGGCGCAGACAATGCCACTTTCCCGAACGGATGCCATATCTGCGAAGTCGAGATCGACCCCGACACCGGCGACATGGAGATGAAATCCTATATCGTGGTTGATGATGTCGGCACGGTCATCAACCCGCTGTTGCTGAAAGGCCAGATTCATGGCGGCGTGGCCCAGGGTGCCGGTCAGGCCCTCATGGAGAACATTCATTACGATCCGGACAGCGGCCAGCTGATCTCTGCCTCTTTCATGGATTACGGCATGCCACGGGCTGACACCTTCTCCGAGATCGAGGTCGAGGCGCTTTCAGTCCCGACGAAAGTAAACCCACTCGGTGTAAAGGGTGCCGGTGAAGCCGGTACGGTTGGCGCTCTGCCTGCCTGTGTCAGTGCCGTTTGCGATGCCATTGATGTTGATCATATGGATATGCCGACGACACCGGAGCGGGTCTGGCGGGCCTTGCAAGGTAAAGCCTGA
- a CDS encoding TSUP family transporter produces MFSLTTTVALTVAMLATSLLSGIFGMAGGMILMGILIALLPLPAAMVLHGVSQLASNGWRAWLWRHHVNPRIAIEYIIGAVIALSLSLLVKYVPEKPYALISLGLLPFIARAIPDRLTPDMMKRGHSVLCGIICVTVQITTGIAGPILDTYFIRSGLDRKAIVATKASVQVFGHISKLIYFGALIDEAAGVDPVLAAIAIVCAVVGTTLASRVLEVMTEAQFRKWTNLIITCVALTYIANGLWLLIR; encoded by the coding sequence ATGTTCTCCCTGACAACGACTGTTGCCCTTACGGTTGCCATGCTGGCCACCTCTCTTCTGTCGGGCATCTTCGGAATGGCGGGTGGCATGATACTGATGGGCATCCTGATTGCCCTGCTGCCGCTGCCTGCCGCCATGGTTCTGCACGGGGTATCACAGCTTGCTTCAAACGGCTGGCGGGCATGGCTCTGGCGTCACCACGTCAATCCCCGGATCGCCATCGAATATATTATCGGTGCCGTCATCGCTCTCAGCCTCAGCCTGCTGGTCAAATATGTTCCGGAAAAACCTTATGCGCTGATCTCCCTCGGTCTGCTGCCCTTCATCGCCCGCGCAATACCTGACCGGCTGACCCCGGACATGATGAAACGGGGACATTCCGTTCTCTGCGGCATCATCTGCGTCACCGTACAGATCACCACCGGCATCGCCGGCCCCATTCTGGATACCTACTTCATCCGTTCCGGCCTCGACCGCAAAGCCATCGTTGCCACCAAAGCCAGTGTTCAGGTCTTCGGCCATATATCGAAGCTGATCTATTTCGGCGCACTGATTGACGAGGCCGCCGGCGTCGACCCAGTCCTTGCAGCCATTGCCATCGTCTGCGCCGTCGTCGGCACCACGCTTGCCAGCCGGGTGCTGGAGGTGATGACAGAAGCCCAGTTCAGAAAATGGACCAATCTGATCATCACCTGCGTCGCACTGACCTATATCGCCAACGGCCTCTGGCTGCTGATCCGGTAA